A genomic region of Conger conger chromosome 6, fConCon1.1, whole genome shotgun sequence contains the following coding sequences:
- the LOC133131402 gene encoding POU domain, class 4, transcription factor 2-like: MMMMSLNSKQAFAMPHTSLPEPKYSSLHSSSSTLTSNAPSSCSSSRHSSTISSGSGSETMRRPCLPAPPSNIFGGLDESLLARAEALAAVDIVSQTKSHHHPPHHSPFKPDATYHTMNTLPCTSSSSSSVPISHPSALAGHHHHHHHHHHHQPHQALEGDLLDHITPGLALGAMAGPDGSVVSTAAHPAHMAGMNHMHQAALNMAHAHGLPTHMGCMSDVDADPRDLEAFAERFKQRRIKLGVTQADVGSALANLKIPGVGSLSQSTICRFESLTLSHNNMIALKPILQAWLEEAEKSHREKLNKPELFNGTEKKRKRTSIAAPEKRSLEAYFAIQPRPSSEKIAAIAEKLDLKKNVVRVWFCNQRQKQKRMKYSACV, from the exons atgatgatgatgtctctgAACAGCAAGCAGGCATTCGCTATGCCCCATACCAGCTTGCCCGAGCCCAAGTATTCCAGTTTGCATTCGTCTTCTTCTACTTTGACTTCGAATGCGCCTTCGTCTTGCTCTTCTTCTCGACACAGTAGTACCATCAGCAGCGGTAGCGGTTCAGAGACGATGCGCCGACCCTGTCTCCCAGCCCCGCCG AGCAATATATTCGGAGGACTGGATGAGAGTTTGTTGGCGCGTGCTGAAGCTCTAGCGGCGGTGGATATAGTTTCTCAGACCAAGAGccaccaccacccaccccaTCACAGTCCGTTTAAACCAGACGCTACTTACCACACCATGAACACTCTCCCCTGtacctcttcctcatcctcctccgtACCCATATCCCATCCTTCCGCTTTGGCGGggcaccaccaccatcaccaccatcaccaccatcaccagccTCACCAAGCTCTGGAGGGGGATCTTCTCGACCACATCACGCCTGGCCTGGCTCTCGGGGCCATGGCAGGGCCAGACGGATCTGTTGTGTCCACGGCAGCGCACCCTGCACACATGGCAGGCATGAACCACATGCACCAGGCGGCCCTCAACATGGCCCATGCCCACGGGCTGCCCACACACATGGGCTGCATGAGCGATGTGGACGCTGATCCCAGGGACTTGGAAGCCTTCGCTGAAAGGTTTAAGCAGAGACGGATCAAACTTGGGGTAACCCAGGCGGATGTAGGGTCAGCCTTGGCCAACCTGAAGATTCCAGGGGTCGGCTCCCTCAGTCAAAGTACCATCTGTCGATTCGAGTCCCTCACGCTCTCACACAATAACATGATCGCTTTGAAGCCGATCCTACAGGCGTGGCTGGAAGAGGCAGAGAAGTCGCACAGGGAGAAACTGAACAAACCAGAGCTTTTCAACGGGacagagaagaagaggaagcGTACTTCCATAGCGGCCCCAGAAAAGCGGTCTTTAGAAGCTTACTTCGCCATTCAGCCGCGTCCTTCCTCGGAGAAAATAGCAGCGATCGCTGAAAAACTGGACCTGAAAAAGAATGTGGTGCGGGTCTGGTTCTGTAATCAGCGgcagaaacaaaaaagaatgaaatactCTGCTTGCGTCTAG